The Streptomyces achromogenes DNA segment CTTGCGAGCCCGGTCGAGACCCCGGTGATCGAGATGCCGACCTCCTGCCACGCCCCCAGCACGGCCGTCTGTTCGGCGCCGCCGGCCTCGTAGAGCTCTCCGGCCTTCCGGTACGTGGTGTCCGCGAACTCCTGGAACCGCGTCTCGCTGTTGGATGCCTTGAGAGCCTCGTACCAGATGAGTCCGGGTGCCTCCCACGAGTATCCGCCGATGGTCGCCGCCGTCAGGTAGAACGCCTTGTTCGGAATGCCGGAGTTGTAGTGCACCGCACCCCAGTCTCCCTCGTAGGTGTCCGGCATGTTCACGTACTTGGACATGTGGTCCGGTTGGGGATCCTTGCCGAACTTCTCGGTGTTCCACGCATGCCCGGGAGCCTTCATCGACCGCAGTGCGTCGGCCTCGATCTGAGGCGTGAAGACCTCACGGCCGATCAGCCAGTCCGCTTGCTCGGCTGTCTGACTCAGCGTCCACTGCTCGACCATCGCCCCGAAGACGTCCGACATGGACTCGTTCAGGGCTCCGGACTGGTTGTGGTATTCGAGCCCCGTGGTGTGCTCGGTCACCCCGTGGCCCAGTTCATGGGCGATCACGGAAATGGAGCCCGTGAGGTCGGAGAAGACGCGACCGTCCCCGTCCCCGAACACCATTTGGCGCCCGTCCCAGAAGGCATTGGCGAACTCGTGGCCGTAGTGGACGTATCCGTCCAGGCGCATTCCGTGACCGTCGATCGAGTTCCGGGCGAACACCCGTTGGAAGAAGTCGCGCGTCTTGCCGAGCATGTCGAATGCCCGGTTGACGGAGACGTCGGCAGACTCCGGTCCGTCTTCGGACCGCGCCAGAACCGCGAAAGGCAGAGACGTGGTGTTCCGGCAGTCGAAGATCGTCCTACGAGCGTTGCCGGGAGTGGCGACACCGGGGAAGGCTGCTCGGACCGCTCGTTCACCCCGCAGGTGAGCAGTGGTGAGCATGGTGTTCAGCGCGGCCTGGCGGACCTCGCCGTCATCGCTTTTCAGCAGTCTTTCGAGCAGATACGGGGGGATCATGCAATGGTGTCGAAATTCGCTGGTCATCGCTGCACTCCTTGAAACCAGGGGGAGTCTGTTCCCAGCTGCGAGGGTGCCCAACCCGCACGCGGTCCACGTGCGCCGGACAGGCGTATGTGCCCAGAACCGGCCGTGTACGGCCCGCCGGGCCGGTAATCCATTTCATCCATCGCAGCGTCATGATGTGAGCTGGCTCACGCGTCCATCATTGCACTTTCCGGGCTCGGCGCCACATGGCGTTTCCCTGGTGCGGAGCGGCCTCAAATGTTGCGCCTTCACATAACACGCCCAGGGTCAATTCGCGCCCACCACAAGATTCCAGACTGACCGTCAGCTCCGCGTCGTCGGTAGACCAGCCGCTCGAATCGGGGCGGGGCAGTCCTTGTTGCCGGCGTTCAGGGGCCAGGCAGAAAGCCGGGTTCCAGTCGGCGCAACTGTTGATCGCTCGCATACCGTCCAGTTCGGGCGGTCGATAAGCCGATACCCTGTCCCGCCCGTGTCCTTTGGCGGACGCCGCCGGGAATTCTTTCCCGCGGTGATATTCTGAAAAGTGAGGATTGCTCCCCTTGAAACCCGTGCAGGAGCGATGTCATGGGCCTGATACCAGCCGAGATCAAAGTCAACATCGAGGGCGATGTGTCCGGTGCGCTGTCGGCTCTCGAGAGTTCGCGGGGTGCGCTGACCTCGCGCCGGATCTGGTTCGCCGAAGACCGGCGAGGGGCCGCCGAGGGGCGGGTCGCGTTGTTGGACAACGGCGTGATCGTCCGCTTCAGACTGGGCGGCGCACCGGAGGATCTGACGGTCAAGCTGCGACCGTGCGACCGCGAGCAGTTGGTCGGCCGGTTCTCCGACGCCTTCGAAGCGGGACCCTTCACCTACCGTATCGAGGAGGACTGGTCGAGCAACGGCCGCGTGCTGGCGGCCTCTCTGCTGCGCGACTGCCCTCCTGGGACGCTGGGCGACGCGGTGGAGCAGGGAGCCGATGCCGCAGCGGCGATGGACGCGGTGCAGGACCAGTTCCTGCATGCCTGTGCGCCCTCCGTCCCGCTCGACGGGTTGGTCGCGCTGGGGCCGGTCCTGTCGACGAAGATCGAGGACGTTCCGCTCGACGACCTGAAGGCCGATCTGGAGGTGTGGTCGGTGACCGGCCTGGAGTTCCTGGAGGTCTCTATCCGGGTGAAACCCAAGGACGAGGACGACCGGGAGACGTTCACCGCACGGGCCGAGCGCAAGCAGCGGAAACTCCAGGAGGCGGTACGCGAACGCGGGGTGCCCCTCTCCGAGCACCCCGAGAGCAAGACCCGCCGCGTACTCACCGCCTTGGTGGCGGCCGCCGACCGGCCCGCCTGACCCCCCTCCCATCCCACGCGACGCCCATGCGGGTGACGTGGCCCCGCAGCACCTCGGGGGTGACGGCCGCGAGCACCGCGGCCGTCGTCTCCGGGGAAGGAATGCCGTCACTGGCCTCGCGACCACGCTTCTCCGGGGCGGGAGAGGAGCGCCGGGTCCGGAAACAACCGCTCGGTGTGTCCGGGCTTCGCACCCGGTAGGTGGACGTCGTCGATCGCGGAGCCGGCGGGTACCGCGAGGTAGACACCGCCCGGCGCGGAACCCAGCGGGAGGAGAGGCCGGGTGGTGGTTCCGGCGACGAGGCCGAAGGCGGCAGTGGCGCGTGTCGTCGCTCCGCCCAGGATGTCCGCGGAGGCATGGTCAGGGGCGAGGGGGCGGTCGTCGCGGATCAAGAAGGCCGCTGTCTCCTCCACCGGCCCTCGCAAGTCGACCGGGAATCCGGCCTGTTCGAGCGCCGCGGCACCGACCATAGTTGCCATGGCCAGCACGAGCCGGGCGGAGGCGACGTGCACGGGGACGACCTCGTTGTGATCGGCTACCGCCTTCAGGTCGGGCAGCCCCCGGCCCTCGGGCAGCTCGATCCGCGCCCAGAAGACGGGGCGGTTCTCCACGGCGGCGACGGTGAACACGGGGCGGGCCGCCGTGCGCAGGCCGGCTTCCCTGGCGAACGCGCGCTCCTGGTGATCCTCGCCCACGAAGACGCGTTCGTCGGCCGCCGAGGCCGGTGTCCCCTCACGCGCCGTGCCGGCGACTGCCTCGGCGAAGATTTCTGCGCTGTCTTTGGGCCCCCAGTGCAGGAGCGCGTCATCCGTGAAGCGGCCGGGGAACGCCGCCCGCAGGGCCGACGCGACCCGCTCTACGGCACCTTCGCCCGATCCGGGGTTGGAAATGACGCCCTTGCGCGCGAGGGGGAAGGGGCCGAGCGTGGCGAGGACACGCGGCCGCGGCAGCAACGTCAGCGAGCCGTCTGGCTCTTCGCGGACATCCGCGGCGGGGCCGCTGGCATCGTCGCACCGTCCCACTCGCGCCGGTATCACCGGCCGCCCCTCGCGATCCAGGAACGGCTCACTGGATCAGCTCGATGTGCGGATGGTCGGGGGACGCCGGGCAGACGTGCAGTTGCAGATCGTAGCCTCGGGCGAGGTCGAGCATGGTCGGGTTCCACGGTGCGGGATCGGTGGTGGACAACGTGGAGCCGGCCTGGTCCTCGTCGGGAATCCAGCAGGGATTGTGGGAGTTCCATTCGGCCGAGGCGATGGTCAGCAGCGGATCCATCTCGGTGCCGCACGAGGGGCAGAGCCGGGGTACGGGATCGGTGAGGCCCCACCGGGTCCATCCACCGACCTTCCAGCCGGGAGCAACGGACAGTCTGTCGGTGTAGAACCCATGGTAGAAAGCCTTCGCACGGGGTGTGGCAGAGCCGTCCAGCGCGGTGCCCGCTGCCTGCCACCTGCGCCAGTCTTCCAGCTGGTGCTGGAGCTCCTTGCTCAGTTCCATGATGTTGGGGTATTCGGTGATCGGCTCAGGCGCGAGCAGGCACGGCTCCGGCAGGTAGCCGGCGAACTGGATCGCGGGCGGCTCGGGGGGCGTGTCGAGGATGTCGGTGACCGTGGCGGACGACCTCCAGAACAGTGCGGTCTCGGGCTGCGCGGGGTGGTCGAAGGGACACCACAGCACTTGGAGCAGGTCTGCCTCGGCCTGCCCGGGCGGGCGCAGCAAGGGGACGTCGCGTACGTACAACTGGGCCACGGGCAGCATGGCGATCGGGCCCTCGGGCCAGGGGCGGCCGGCCTTGATCCGCTCCTCGAACGCCGGTACCTCGGGCGTGTACCCGGTCGCCGGGGGATCACCGCCCGGCCGGTTCTCCGATGCTGCCCGGATGCGTCGCTGCTGTCGCACGTCCTCTGGCGAGAGAATCTCGTTCACCTCGTCCCACTCGTGCGGTCCCTCGCAGCGCGGCCACGGTTCGTCTGCGGGCCACAGCAGCGGCCCGCCGACAGAGCTGTCGTACGGAGTGGGCGACCCGGGGCGGGGGTGCAGCCGGGTCGCTGTGCGTGCCAGCGGGGCCAGTTGCGGGACGACCGCGGTGACGTCGACCGGCCGTGGCGGGGTGGTGCGGATGCGGAGGGCAGCGGCGATACTCCCTGCCCGCTCGGCGCACACCGACCTGACCTCGTCCACCAGCGCGGGGTAGTGCTCGCCATACGTTTGCAGTGCATGCCACACCGCGTCCAGTGCTGCTGTGAGCGGGGCGGGACTGGCGGCGGCGAGCACGGCGGGAAGAGCGAAGTGCGGTTGTGAGATCTGCCCAGGGGCACGCGGCGTGACGGCAGGGTGTGCCACCACGACGACCTTGTGCCCTGTGTTCGCGGACGGCGGTGGGAGGTACGGCGTTCGCTCGGGAGGTATGGCTTCGCGTACCGACCTGTCCGGTACGCGAGGATCGGAGCGCAGGGTCTGCCGCATGAGGTCCGGGTCGTCGAACGGCGGCGGCAGGGGGCGCCTCTCTGTCAACTCGGAGAGTGCCTGGGCGACCCATGGCACATCGGTCAGGCCCGCAGCCTCGCAGGCTCGCCGCGCGGCCAGCAGTGCCACCGCACGCTGGACCTCGGGACCCACGGCATCGAGGGCATGCACCAGGTCGCTGTCGAAGCGGAGCAGACCGAGGACGTTGCTCTCGCGGGCACCGCGCAGCCTCTCGCTCGGCAGCCGCCCGCCCCACTCCCACTTCTCGTAGTGCAGTCGGCGTTCCTCGGCGGCCCGCTGAGCCCGCTCCTCGGCGGCCCGTTCGAACAGCTGGCGAGTCAGCCGTTCGGCCTCGGCGAGCTGCTCGGGCGTACGAGCCGTCGCACGCGCGTAGTCGTGCAGGTGCCCGGCCGTCCACGAGGTGTGCCGGATCACGTGGTCCGGGCGGGGTGGGGCAGGCCAGAACTGCAGCAGGTAGCTGTCCGCCTGGGGCTCCCCGGTCACTCTGGTGGGGAGTTCCCCTCCCTCGTCCATCCCCCGGGCGCAGTACCGGACCCGGTAGTCGGTCCGCGTGAGACCCAGGTCCCACGCGGCCTCGCCGTCCCACTGCACCAACCTTGTGCGTTCCGACGCGGGGCGGAAGGACACCTCCATCACGTCCTCCCAGACCGGGTCCAACGCAGGGGCGTCGTCGTGGACTTCCACGACGAATCCGACGTCGCCCGTGTACAGCGCGGTGGACAGGAGGATCACACCCGGGACCGCAGCCCCGCACAACCCCCCGTTCTGGCCCGCGAGCGCCTTGGACAGGTCTGGCCTGGGGCTGTCCGGATCGCTCTCGACGTAGATCTGACGGTCATGAACATGTACCTCGCCTGCAACCGGCCTACGCACAGCGCCCCCTCGTCTCGGACGGCCTCGGAGCCCTGCGGGGCAGGTCGTCACGTGCCGGTCATCATGCCGCAGGCCACTGACAACACGGCCGAGAGCGTGGCGGGCTCGGTCCGTCTTCCTGCGGACATCCGGGGTCATGCGCGGTGTGACGGTCCGGTGGCCGAGGATGCCTCGGCAGCGCACTGCGCGCACCCCCTGGACGTTCTCCTCGCCCGCCCGGGAGATCTTGCGCATTGCGGCGATCTGCTGCAGCACGTGCTCGGGGAAGTTGAGCGGGGCCCGCAGCAGGTAGTGGGCCTGCGCCTTGTCCCGGGGCATGCCCCCCAGGCATCCTCGCCGATCCCCTGGACGCCGCTGATGTAGACCTTGCCGCCCGCGAGGACCTGGTCGCTGTGGTCGATTTCAGTCCGCGGACTCCCAGACGAATCCGTCCGGGTCGGTGAAGGATCCGGCGTCGCCGCCGATCGCGAGCCGGGACGACCCCGCCCCCTCCGGCGGTACGCCGGCGACCTTGGCCAGACCCCGACGCCCGTACAGCGACAGCTTCACGGGGCTCCCCGAGGCGTCGAACTCGACATACTTGCTTCCGAAGCTCTTCGCCACCTTGAGGCCGCGCTCGACATAGAACCGCTTGCTCGCGGCCATGTCCGCCACGCCCAGCAGCAGGACGATCTCGTCGATCCGCCGGCTGTCCGGCCCGGAGTCCTTCTTCGAGGAGCTCGCGATCTGCCAGACGGTTCCGTCCGGGGCCTGCACGACGCCGCCGTAACCCCACAGCGACTTCTTGGCGGGCTTCAGCGAGGTGGCGCCGGCGTCGAGAGCGGTGCCGTAGAGGCCGTCGACGATCGACGGCTGGGACACCACGAGCGAGACGGTGAACCCTCGGAAGCCGGAGGTCGGTTCCTGCGAGGCCCGCAGGCGCACCTCTTCGCCCAGGCCGAAGCCCTCCGCGTAGAAACGCTCGGCGGCCACCGGGTCGGCCACTTCCAAGGTGATGAAGTCGATGGAGGTCATGCACTTCACGCTAGATGCCGCCGGCGGCCGTTGCTTCTCGAATCCTGACCGATGTCGTCGGCCGGCTCGCGACACGGGCGGCAGCCCGGCAGCCCGGGCAGGACGGCCACCGCTGCGGTCGGGCTCCCACTCCGGCTCACCTCGACCCATGCCCGGGCCGTGCCACGCCCGCACAGGGTCGACGCGGCACGCCCGCCAACCGGGCGAGCGGGGCGGGTGTAACGGCATGGTGGGCGGGCCCGAAGGGGCTGCCCCCGGAGACTGGTGGCTCCGGAGCCAGGCAGGAGAGACCATGGACGAAAGCAGCCGCTCAGGCTCCCAGAGTTCCGTGGCCACCGGCGCGAACCGGGGGACCGGCAACCGGGCCGGGGTGCTGAGCACCGCCCTCGCCGGTGTGCTCGCCTTCGCGCTCTCCTCCGGCTCATGGCAGTGGTTCTCCACCTATCTCGGCGTCACACTGCTCGCGGTGATCCTCTCCTTCACCCGCCCGCCGACCGCCGCGCCCGGCGCGCGGCGGGAGTATGTGCGGGCCCTGACCGCCTACTCGTTGGTGGTCGGCCTGTGTGTGGCCCTCGCGGTGGCGCCCGCCATGCAACGGTGGGCCTGGTTCTTCCCGATGCCGGGCACCCGGGCCGAATGCGCCCACCTGGGCAGATACGCGGCGCTCCAGGCGCAGGCCGCCTTGGGCGACCTGGGGGGCCACGACAGTGCCGCGCTGGTGTACGCGCAGGGCGACCAGAGTCGGCGCGCTGTCAACGACTGCCTGGCTTCCACGACGACGCTCTGGCTGCCCGTGTACGCGCTGGGGGCGGCCTTCCTCGCGGCGCTCGGCTCCTGGGCGGTGAGCAGGACCGGCGGGCTCCGGCGGGCGACACGTCGCGGGTGAGTGAGATTCGTCCGGCCGGTCAGGGAGGAGGTCCCGGCAAGGGGCAGTGGGTCAGGCGGACGGCGAGGGAGCCCTCTGTACCCGGGGGTATGCGTGCGGGTGCGACCATCGGAGGGTCGTGAGGCCGGAGGCAGCCAGCCCTGCCGCTGACTGTCTGCAGCGCGACAAGTTCTGCGGACTGCCGGTGACCGACGCGCCGTACCCCAAGCACACCAGAGAAAGGCTCCCACGATGAACTCGTTGGACCGCCCCGCAAACGGACACGTTCCGGTCGACCACCGGGCCGCGATCGCGGTGGAGACCGCCCGACTCGTCGCAGCCGTCAAGGATGCCGACCTGATGACCGCCGTGCCGAGCTGCCCCGGTTGGACTCTGGCAGACCTGGTCAGGCACACCGGTAGCGTCCAGCGTTGGTTCTCGAGTCTTCTGCACGCGCGCATCCAGGAGCCCCCGCGCAAGCGGGAGGTGGACCTGCGGCTCCCGGAACGGCAGGAGGAGTACCCAGACTGGCTGACCCACAGTGCGACCGTGGCCGCGGAGGCCTTCGCCGCCACCGACCCGGACCTTCCCATGTGGGCATGGGGCGGCGATCAGCACGCCCGCTTCTGGGCACGCCGGATGCTCTTCGAGACCCTGCTGCATCGGGTCGACGCCGAACTGGCCCTGGGTCGCCGACCCACCGTCGACCGGCCGTTGGCGGTGGACGGGGTCGACGAGTTCCTCGACAATCTCCCCTTCGCCACCTCCTTCGCGCCCCACGTCGCCAAGTTGCGCGGTCCCGACAAGGCCATCCGGTTCCATGCGACCGACGGTGAGGGAAACTGGCTGGTCCGCCTGCGGTCCGACGGCTTCGGGCTCGACGCGAACCCCGGCGCTGCCGAAACCGCCGACGCAACCGTTCACGGAACCGCGGCCGATCTGTTGCTGCTCGTCTACGGCCGACTGCACCACGATGCGGCGGTCTTCGCATGTGACGGAGACGATGACCTGCTGATCTACTGGTTCGCCAACTCGGCGTTCTAGGGCTGGTCGAGGTGGGTTGAGGTCCTGGTCCAGCGGTTGCTGGCACTGGATCTCCGACGCCTTCATGAAGCGTGCCCGAGTACCGTACGGCGTACCAGCCTTGTGGATGACGATGGCGTCGACCGTGCGGTGCGTCACTCCCAGGGCCCTGTCCTCGCAGGAGCCGGGGCGGCGTGGTCATCGTGGACCGGCGAGGAGAACCGGCTGCAGGGCGGTAGCCGCCGGAGCCGCTCTCCAGTAGCGTACCGACCAGGCGGTACGTCGGGCGGCGTCCCATACGCCGTCATGTGCTCGATGAATACCAGCGTTTCATCCGCCACAGGACCGGAGAGCCGCTCATGACGCAGAAGATGAACCGCGACAGCCTCGCCCTCGCGCGCGAGACCTG contains these protein-coding regions:
- a CDS encoding glyoxalase; the protein is MTSIDFITLEVADPVAAERFYAEGFGLGEEVRLRASQEPTSGFRGFTVSLVVSQPSIVDGLYGTALDAGATSLKPAKKSLWGYGGVVQAPDGTVWQIASSSKKDSGPDSRRIDEIVLLLGVADMAASKRFYVERGLKVAKSFGSKYVEFDASGSPVKLSLYGRRGLAKVAGVPPEGAGSSRLAIGGDAGSFTDPDGFVWESAD
- a CDS encoding M4 family metallopeptidase, giving the protein MTSEFRHHCMIPPYLLERLLKSDDGEVRQAALNTMLTTAHLRGERAVRAAFPGVATPGNARRTIFDCRNTTSLPFAVLARSEDGPESADVSVNRAFDMLGKTRDFFQRVFARNSIDGHGMRLDGYVHYGHEFANAFWDGRQMVFGDGDGRVFSDLTGSISVIAHELGHGVTEHTTGLEYHNQSGALNESMSDVFGAMVEQWTLSQTAEQADWLIGREVFTPQIEADALRSMKAPGHAWNTEKFGKDPQPDHMSKYVNMPDTYEGDWGAVHYNSGIPNKAFYLTAATIGGYSWEAPGLIWYEALKASNSETRFQEFADTTYRKAGELYEAGGAEQTAVLGAWQEVGISITGVSTGLARRLNRTVGQNGDATGAIRALTAQVQELSRDVAALKGRVTSGG
- a CDS encoding maleylpyruvate isomerase family mycothiol-dependent enzyme; protein product: MNSLDRPANGHVPVDHRAAIAVETARLVAAVKDADLMTAVPSCPGWTLADLVRHTGSVQRWFSSLLHARIQEPPRKREVDLRLPERQEEYPDWLTHSATVAAEAFAATDPDLPMWAWGGDQHARFWARRMLFETLLHRVDAELALGRRPTVDRPLAVDGVDEFLDNLPFATSFAPHVAKLRGPDKAIRFHATDGEGNWLVRLRSDGFGLDANPGAAETADATVHGTAADLLLLVYGRLHHDAAVFACDGDDDLLIYWFANSAF